In one Musa acuminata AAA Group cultivar baxijiao chromosome BXJ2-5, Cavendish_Baxijiao_AAA, whole genome shotgun sequence genomic region, the following are encoded:
- the LOC135612617 gene encoding probable alkaline/neutral invertase D produces the protein MDGVRERTGLRKVESRASITEADDLDLSRLLQRPRLKLERKRSFDERSLSDHAAAGSLRPVDSYESMLSLGAMRSVLDTPTSSAHNSFEPHPMVAEAWDALRRSIVLFRGHPVGTIAAYDHASEEVLNYDQVFVRDFVPSALAFLMNGEPDIVKNFLLKTLQLQGWEKKIDRFKLGEGVMPASFKVSHDPIRKTDNLTADFGESAIGRVAPVDSGFWWIILLRAYTKSTGDSTLAESPECQRGMRLILALCLSEGFDTFPTLLCADGCSMIDRRMGIYGYPIEIQALFFMALRCALSMLRQDAEGKEFIARIVKRLHALSYHIRSYFWIDFQQLNDIYRYKTEEYSHTAVNKFNVIPDSIPDWIFDFMPARGGYFIGNVSPARMDFRWFALGNCVAILSSLATPEQSVAIMDLLEERWDQLLGEMPLKIAYPALESREWQIVTGCDPKNTRWSYHNGGTWPVLLWLFTAACIKTGRPQIARRAIDLAENRLSKDGWPEYYDGKLGRYIGKQARKFQTWSIAGYLVAKMMLEDPSHLGMISLEEDKAMKPPIKRSASWTI, from the exons ATGGACGGGGTACGCGAGAGGACGGGCCTGCGGAAGGTGGAGTCGCGCGCTTCCATTACGGAGGCGGACGACCTCGACCTTTCGCGGCTGCTACAACGGCCGAGGCTAAAGCTCGAGCGGAAGAGGTCGTTCGACGAGCGGTCGCTCAGCGATCACGCCGCGGCGGGGAGCCTCCGGCCGGTCGACAGCTACGAGAGCATGCTGTCCCTCGGCGCAATGAGGTCGGTGCTGGACACGCCGACCTCCTCTGCCCACAACTCGTTCGAGCCGCATCCCATGGTCGCCGAGGCCTGGGACGCCCTCCGGAGGTCGATAGTGCTCTTCCGCGGGCACCCGGTGGGCACGATCGCCGCCTACGATCACGCCTCGGAAGAGGTCCTTAACTATGATCAG GTATTCGTCCGCGACTTCGTGCCAAGTGCTCTGGCTTTCCTGATGAACGGGGAACCCGACATCGTCAAGAACTTCCTCTTGAAGACGCTCCAGCTTCAAGGCTGGGAGAAGAAGATCGATCGGTTCAAGCTTGGCGAAGGAGTGATGCCAGCGAGCTTCAAGGTGAGCCACGATCCCATCAGGAAGACCGATAACCTCACCGCAGATTTCGGCGAGAGTGCAATCGGAAGGGTCGCCCCTGTCGACTCTGGTTTCTGGTGGATCATCCTTCTCCGCGCCTACACGAAGTCCACCGGCGACTCAACCCTGGCGGAATCGCCCGAGTGTCAGAGGGGGATGAGGCTCATTCTAGCTTTGTGTTTGTCCGAAGGCTTCGACACCTTCCCCACCTTGCTCTGCGCAGATGGGTGCTCCATGATCGATCGGAGAATG GGAATCTATGGCTATCCCATAGAAATCCAAGCCCTGTTCTTCATGGCGTTGAGGTGCGCTCTGTCGATGCTGAGGCAAGACGCGGAGGGGAAGGAGTTCATAGCGAGGATAGTGAAGCGCCTGCACGCGCTGAGCTACCACATCCGGAGCTACTTCTGGATCGACTTCCAGCAGCTGAATGACATCTACCGCTACAAGACGGAGGAGTACTCCCACACCGCCGTCAACAAGTTCAACGTTATCCCCGACTCCATCCCCGACTGGATTTTCGACTTCATGCCGGCGCGGGGCGGGTACTTCATCGGCAACGTCAGCCCGGCGAGGATGGACTTCCGGTGGTTCGCACTCGGCAACTGCGTCGCCATCCTGTCCTCGCTGGCCACCCCGGAACAGTCCGTGGCCATCATGGACCTGCTCGAAGAACGTTGGGACCAACTGCTCGGCGAAATGCCGCTGAAGATTGCGTACCCTGCTCTGGAGAGCCGCGAGTGGCAGATCGTGACGGGCTGCGACCCCAAGAACACCAGATGGAGCTACCACAACGGAGGAACGTGGCCTG TCTTGCTGTGGCTGTTCACCGCAGCGTGTATAAAGACGGGGCGGCCGCAGATTGCGCGGAGGGCGATCGATCTCGCGGAGAACAGGCTGTCGAAGGACGGGTGGCCGGAATACTACGACGGGAAGCTGGGGCGGTACATCGGCAAGCAGGCGAGGAAGTTCCAGACGTGGTCGATCGCAGGGTATTTGGTCGCCAAGATGATGCTGGAAGACCCTTCGCACCTGGGCATGATCTCTCTGGAGGAGGACAAGGCCATGAAGCCTCCCATAAAGAGGTCAGCTTCGTGGACCATTTGA
- the LOC135612618 gene encoding alpha-(1,4)-fucosyltransferase-like gives MLPLLKPINYLAPMLVSALFLLVLFSGYLEFPSLSSPIPIPTPSVRVRGPKSPFTDLAAAFELWDSQVGCDRFRSAHARWAANASAIQADGGDCAAAGMDHVSVLVKGWTWIPDNMDNLYSCRCGKTCLWTKSPVLADHPDAILFESATPPLTRKKGDPLRVYMDLEASRKPSGFEDIFIGYHAKDDVQSTYAGTLFHKNRNYQVSSQKRNDILVYWSSSRCLPQRNQLAQKFFSLISYHSFGRCLNNVGGPNTALSLYPKCSMGENSVPHWWDHLHCAMSHYKFVLAIENTMTESYVTEKLYYALDSGAVPIYFGAPNVWDFVPPNSIIDGSKFSSMEELASYVKELADDPIAYAEYHAWRRCGVMGNYGKTRATSLDTLPCRLCEFVSRKGGRNARAL, from the exons ATGCTGCCGTTACTAAAGCCTATCAACTACCTCGCCCCCATGCTCGTCTCcgccctcttcctcctcgtcctcttctcCGGCTACCTTGAGTTCCCCTCCCTCTCCTCCCCCATCCCCATCCCTACCCCCTCCGTCCGCGTCAGGGGTCCCAAGTCACCCTTCACCGATCTCGCCGCCGCGTTCGAGCTCTGGGACTCCCAGGTGGGCTGCGACCGCTTCCGATCGGCGCACGCCAGATGGGCGGCCAACGCCTCGGCCATACAGGCCGACGGCGGCGATTGTGCGGCGGCGGGTATGGACCATGTCAGCGTGCTCGTCAAGGGGTGGACTTGGATCCCCGATAACATGGACAATCTGTATTCGTGCCGCTGCGGGAAGACCTGCCTCTGGACCAAATCGCCCGTTCTTGCCGATCATCCCGATGCGATTCTGTTCGAGAGCGCGACCCCTCCGTTGACG AGGAAGAAAGGTGATCCACTTCGTGTTTATATGGATCTTGAGGCCAGCAGAAAACCTTCAGGCTTTGAAGACATATTTATTGGTTATCATGCCAAGGATGATGTTCAATCCACATATGCTGGGACTCTGTTTCATAAGAATCGAAATTACCAGGTCTCCTCTCAAAAAAGAAAT GACATCCTTGTTTACTGGTCTTCTTCAAGGTGCCTTCCCCAACGAAACCAACTTGCTCAAAAATTCTTTTCCCTCATATCCTATCATTCGTTTGGTAGATGCTTGAACAACGTTGGGGGTCCTAACACTGCTCTTTCTCTCTACCCAAAGTGTTCTATGGGTGAGAACTCTGTTCCACATTGGTGGGACCACCTACATTGTGCGATGTCACATTACAAATTTGTCCTTGCCATTGAGAACACCATGACCGAGAGCTATGTTACAGAGAAACTTTACTATGCTCTTGATTCTGGTGCTGTGCCCATTTATTTTGGCGCGCCCAATGTTTGGGATTTTGTACCGCCAAATTCTATAATAGATGGGTCGAAGTTTAGTTCTATGGAGGAATTGGCTTCATATGTAAAAGAATTAGCCGACGATCCGATTGCTTATGCAGAGTACCATGCTTGGAGGAGGTGCGGTGTGATGGGAAACTATGGGAAGACTCGTGCCACTAGCCTTGATACACTACCATGCAGGTTGTGTGAGTTTGTTAGCAGGAAAGGTGGGAGGAATGCAAGAGCATTGTAG